CATTTCGCCTCGGTTGCATCTTGGGGGTCCAAGGCTGTTTGTACGTTTTCCGAAACGCTGTTCCCCTATACCTCATCCTCTCGGCAGGAGCTCCCGTATGTTTCGAACGAAGTCCCTTTTGGTCCTCGCTGCGCTCTCCCTTCTGGCGGTATCCGGCTGCAAAAAGTCCAAGGCTCCCGGGGATGGCGAGGCTGCCGGTGGTGCAGCGACCGGCGAAACGGCCGCATCGACCGAAGATCCCAACCGGATTCTTGTCACGGCCCGCACGGCCATCTATCCGCAAGCCAAGGACTCCGGCAAGTCGCTGGCTCTCCTCCAGCCCGGCGAATCCGTGACGTTTCTGGAAGATTCGCTGGAGAATCCAGGCAAAAAGGAGTGGTACTACAAGGTTCGCCTCTCCGACGGCACCGAAGGCTGGGCCCGCAACTACGGCATGATGCTGGGCAAGCCCGCGGTTTCCCTGGTGGCGCAGCCCTTCTACCAGCGCCCGGACTTCATGTCCACCAAAACAGGCGAACTGCAGGTTGCCTCGCTGGTGGTGATCCAGGCGACCCAGGACGAATTCGTGAAGGTCGCTCCCTCCCGCTGGAAGTCGGGTTGGGTCCGCTTGGCCGACATTTCCACCGACAAGGACGAGATCGTCGCGGCGGCTCTGGCGTCCCGCGATTTGGGGAAAAACCCCATGGACACAGTGGCCTTGCGCAAGGCGACATCCGCGATTTCCAGCACCACCACGGTCTACCGTACCCTGAAGGCGCGCCTGGACAGCTTGACGGGAGGAGCCGAACCCGAATCATCCACCACCGAAACCGCCGATGACTCCGGGGAGGAACCGGAGCCCAACGACGGCGAATAAGGTGTATCTCGGGTACGGGGGGCGGATCCCCTGGTGGCGCTGGGGATTGGTGCTTTTGGCGATCCCCTGGTACTTCCTGCGGAAAATCTGGCGGGATTTGTTTCGCGCCCCGGCGAGATTGGATGGTTCCGACCCTTCGGTGGGGCCGTTGCCGCCTGGATCTGGCGTGTTCGAGCGGATATTGTCTCTGGAACAGGGGTTGGCCAACGAAGTCCTGCGGGGGGATCCGCAGGCTCTGGAGGATCTCTTCCATCCCGAGTTCCTGGAAGTGAATTCCTCCGGAAGCCTGGTGGAACGCGATGAAGCGATCACCTGGGTGCTGGGACGTACGGAGCCGGATTCGATCGCCTTCCACGAGCCTTTCGTCGCGGCTTTGGGCGCTGGTCAATTTCTGGTGCGCTACCGGAGCGTCTCGCGATCCGGGAAGGCGGCCTGGCGCATGTCGCTATGGACGGAGGATGACCACGGCTCGATGCGGATCCGCTACCACCAGGGAACGCCCACCCAGTCGGCGGTCTAGTCGGCCGCCAAACCGGTGGTTTACCGCGCCCCCTGCCCTCGGATCACCGAGGAGAGCGTCTTGGCCAGGATCGCGATGTCCAGGAGCAACGATTGGTTGCGGATGTAATAGATGTCGTAGTCGATGTGCAGATGGATGGCTTCCGCCCGATCGGGA
This DNA window, taken from Fibrobacterota bacterium, encodes the following:
- a CDS encoding nuclear transport factor 2 family protein; protein product: MYLGYGGRIPWWRWGLVLLAIPWYFLRKIWRDLFRAPARLDGSDPSVGPLPPGSGVFERILSLEQGLANEVLRGDPQALEDLFHPEFLEVNSSGSLVERDEAITWVLGRTEPDSIAFHEPFVAALGAGQFLVRYRSVSRSGKAAWRMSLWTEDDHGSMRIRYHQGTPTQSAV